The following proteins are encoded in a genomic region of Vicinamibacterales bacterium:
- a CDS encoding PEP-CTERM sorting domain-containing protein: MRRLGILCGLGCAALLCPPGARAEPIALSLAGGSGGYAADVGGFSTASTYMIDLGTITLDGGSSALISIDGLAARQDYNVTFSVAGLEGSGVSTLTAELLDPLSDGFDAADPTQPSYVPQGFSTSNNTDGLSFAWNSGLERSATFAAGGTAALRVDEDSNAHDLLAFHGFAPGAAADVTFGIRDNLGGRSFLLRLSTDGEAAASAVSSTPEPASLLLLATGLAGMARFGRRRTAN, encoded by the coding sequence ATGCGACGCCTTGGAATCCTTTGCGGACTTGGGTGTGCCGCGCTGCTGTGTCCACCCGGCGCGCGGGCCGAGCCGATCGCGCTCTCGCTCGCCGGCGGCAGCGGTGGCTATGCGGCGGACGTCGGGGGCTTCTCGACGGCGTCCACCTACATGATCGATCTCGGCACCATTACGCTCGACGGCGGATCGAGCGCGCTGATTTCGATCGACGGCCTGGCGGCGCGCCAGGACTACAACGTGACCTTCTCGGTCGCCGGACTGGAGGGGAGCGGAGTGTCCACGCTTACCGCAGAGCTCCTGGATCCGCTGTCGGACGGCTTCGACGCGGCGGATCCGACGCAGCCGTCGTACGTGCCGCAGGGGTTCTCGACGTCGAACAACACCGACGGTCTGAGCTTCGCGTGGAACAGCGGGCTCGAGCGGTCGGCCACGTTCGCCGCCGGCGGCACCGCCGCGCTGCGCGTCGACGAAGACAGCAACGCGCACGATCTGCTGGCCTTTCACGGGTTCGCGCCCGGGGCGGCCGCCGACGTGACCTTCGGCATCCGCGACAACCTGGGAGGACGCTCGTTCCTGTTGCGGTTGAGCACGGATGGCGAGGCGGCGGCCTCAGCCGTTTCGTCGACGCCGGAACCGGCATCGCTGCTCCTGCTTGCGACGGGTCTCGCCGGCATGGCGCGGTTCGGACGCCGGCGCACCGCGAACTGA